The DNA segment CATCTTCAATTTTAGGAATGGAGCCATCCATTTCATCCTTCACCACCATTTCTTGTTCCGCCGGAACCAGGATGTCCTCCCCTCTCACTTCCACCTTTACCCCCAACCTTTCAAAGACCATCAGGGACATCCGCATGTTCTCGGGGACTGCTTTTCTTATGAGGATTTGCCCTCTTGTAGCAGCTGCCAGCCCTATAAAACTTCCCACTTCTATATGGTCGGAGGGGATTTCAAAAGTTGTGCCGTGAAGCCTGTCTACCCCTTCTACTATCAGAACATTGGACCCTATACCTGAAATTTTTGCTCCCATCTGATTGAGACAGCGGGCGAGATCCTGGACATGAGGCTCGGAAGCCGCATTGCGGATTACTGTAGTGCCCTTGGCTAAGACAGCAGCCATGAGGACGTTCTCAGTGCCAGTGACGCTGGCTTCGTCTAATAAGATATCAGCTCCCTGGAGGCTGTCAGCGCTCAAGTAATACCTGGCATCTATGTCCACTTCAGCCCCCATGGCTTGAAAAGCTAAGAAGTGGGTGTCAAGCCTCCTGCGCCCAATCACATCCCCTCCGGGTGGGCCGAGCTTGACTCTGCCACAACGAGCCAGCATTGGGCCAGCCAGGAGTATAGAAGCCCTTATCTGGCGGCAAAGATCCTCCCTTAAAGAGGTTTTCCTCAAATTTTGAGCTTTCAGGATTACTCCCTTTTCTTCTGTGAAGCTTATTTCCACCCCCAGGTCTTCCAGCAGGGCCAACATGGTTTTAACATCGCCTATGAAGGGCACGTTCTTAAGGACCAGGGGCTCATCGGTGAGTAAAGAAGCTGCCAGCAACGGTAAAGCCGCATTCTTGTTCCCGCTAGGGGTAACTTCCCCTTCAAGAGGGATTCCTCCTTCAATGATAAATTTAGCCATTGCCTTGCCCCTCCACGTAAATTTTATCCCCTCGGCGCAGGTTGAAAGTGCGAGCTGCGTTTCCCTGACGAATAGCTATCTCCAGGTAGCCAGTGCTTCCTATGTAGGCTACGGGTTCGCCTATGGCAACATCGGCAAAGGTTTTCTTCAAGCCCTGGATTTGATAGTCAGCCACTCTTATGACCACTCCTTCCTTCAAGTCTTCGGCCTTTAAGTTGGTTATCAGGTTGCCGAAGCGGTCTATGTGAAGGATGTGGCCCACGATGGTGCCATCGGGAAGCTTTGAAGGGCAAGGCCAGTCCATAAGGATAGGGTCTTCAATAGCTATTCCTATTTCTTCCAGGGGCACACCGAGGGAAATATGAGCTGCCGTTGGAGCAAAAATATCCCGGCCGTGAAAGGTATAGCTAACCTGAGGAAGCCAGTAACGGGGATTGTTCAGAGAGATTACCCTGCGAACCTGTCCACGCTTGAGGATAGGGGTTAAAAGGCCGTTATCTGGAGCCAGAAATATGGCTCGGGTTGTCTCCACGGCGATAGCTCTTCGAGCCGTGCCCACTCCTGGGTCCACCACTGCTACATGGATTGAGCCTGGCGGGAAATAGGGCCAGGAGGCATCCAGCAGGAAAGCAGCGGTTAATATATCCTGGGGGGGGACCTCATGGGTTATATCCACGATGGTAACAGTAGGGTTTATGGACAAAATT comes from the Anaerolineae bacterium genome and includes:
- a CDS encoding SAM-dependent chlorinase/fluorinase, yielding MVITLLTDFGLSDNFVGVMKGVILSINPTVTIVDITHEVPPQDILTAAFLLDASWPYFPPGSIHVAVVDPGVGTARRAIAVETTRAIFLAPDNGLLTPILKRGQVRRVISLNNPRYWLPQVSYTFHGRDIFAPTAAHISLGVPLEEIGIAIEDPILMDWPCPSKLPDGTIVGHILHIDRFGNLITNLKAEDLKEGVVIRVADYQIQGLKKTFADVAIGEPVAYIGSTGYLEIAIRQGNAARTFNLRRGDKIYVEGQGNG
- the murA gene encoding UDP-N-acetylglucosamine 1-carboxyvinyltransferase — its product is MAKFIIEGGIPLEGEVTPSGNKNAALPLLAASLLTDEPLVLKNVPFIGDVKTMLALLEDLGVEISFTEEKGVILKAQNLRKTSLREDLCRQIRASILLAGPMLARCGRVKLGPPGGDVIGRRRLDTHFLAFQAMGAEVDIDARYYLSADSLQGADILLDEASVTGTENVLMAAVLAKGTTVIRNAASEPHVQDLARCLNQMGAKISGIGSNVLIVEGVDRLHGTTFEIPSDHIEVGSFIGLAAATRGQILIRKAVPENMRMSLMVFERLGVKVEVRGEDILVPAEQEMVVKDEMDGSIPKIEDGPWPAFPADLMSIAIVTATQACGTVLFFEKMFESRLFFVDKLIAMGARIILCDPHRAVVVGPSRLRGEQVSSPDIRAGMALIIAALCARGRSEISNIEQVDRGYENIDEKLKSLGARIERVS